The DNA region GGGCGATCGCACCTGACCGTCAACCTGTTCTCAGATCCAAGTTGGTAAGTACCGAAGTTATTAAATCCATGATCCTAAGTTTTAAGTTCTGAGTTGTTTTCCGATCAGAGAAACTACAGTGCTGGACTGGGACAAGGTTCAACTTAAAACTCAAAACTCAAAACTTAGAACTACTGCTAGTGTTTGCCATGTCCGTTCACGTAATAATCTCTCGTTCCTTTAGCGCTGATGGCCTCACCCAGACGACTGATCGCATGAATATAGGCGGCGGTTCGCAGAGGAACGGTAAGGTCACGGGCGATCGCCCAAATGTGTTCGGCTTCTTCCACAATTCGGCTTTTTAGGCGTTGATTCACTTCTTCTAGAACCCAATACAGGCCGCTGCGGTTTTGCACCCACTCAAAGTAGCTGACCGTCACCCCCCCTGCATTCACCAGAATATCGGGAAAGACGTAAATTCCTTTTGATTCCAAAATTTTGTCGGCGGCAGAGGTTGTTGGGCCGTTGGCCACCTCAAAAATGAATTTGGCTTTGATATCAGGAGCGTTGACTTCAGTAATTTGATTCTCCAGAGCAGCAGGAATCAGCACATCTACATCCAGCTTCAGCAACTCCTCGTTCGTCAGCAAATCATAATCCTTGGTTTCACACACGCTGCCATCACAGTAAGGCTCCTGGATACCCCGTGTGGCTTCTTTCCGCCGCCGTACACTGGGAATATCCAATCCCTGTTTCGCATAAATGCCCCCTTTTGAATCACTGACAGCCACAACCTGATAGCCTGCGGCAAACATCAGTTCGGCCAGAATGCCTCCCGCATTGCCAAATCCCTGAATGGCCACGGTGGTGGCTTGCGGCACCTGATCAAATTTGGGCAGCATTGCTGCAATCACAAAATAGGCTCCCATGGCCGTTGCCGCTTCCCGTCCCAGGCTACCCCCCATACTGATCGGCTTGCCCGTAACTACGGCGGGACAAATGTGACGACGAATGATGTTGTATTCGTCCATCATCCAGCCCATGATCATCGAGTTGGTGTAGACATCTGGGGCGAGGATGTCCACATCGGGGCCGATGAAGTCGGCGATCGCGTCAATGTATCCCCGGCTTAACCGCTCCAACTCCAGCCGGGATAGCGCTTTAGGATTCACCGTAATGCCTCCCTTAGCTCCGCCAAATGGTAAACCCAGGGCCGCACACTTAAAGGTCATCCAGAACGCCAGGGATTGCACTTCATCCATTGAAACGTTGGGATGATAGCGAACCCCTCCCTTTCCTGGGCCACGCGTATCGTCATAGCGCACTCGATAGCCTTGAAACACCTGCAGGGAACCGTCATCCATCCGCACCGGGATCGACACATTCAGGCTGGTTTGAGGAAATTTCAAAGACTCGATCGCATCCTCTGAAATGGACGTGTATTTGAGAGCTTGTTCAAGTCGTTGACTGGCATCCAGTAATAAAGAATCGTTTGTCATGGTGCACCGTTGCTGTTCTGTAAACATTAGGGTCAAACGCCTCAGCCCTGCATCGGCAGTTCTGGCAGATGTAAATGCTGAAGCACAAGTTTTAACAGGTCAACTATCCAAAGGGAACAACTGGTATACAGATTTAAATATAAATTTCAGTATCTTTTAATACTGTTTATCTTCTTCTAGCATGGCTGATCCGCATCAACTTTTGCCGGAAATCCTCCCCAAACGACATAAAACGACATAAAAGATTGACTAGCTCAGCGTGACTGAACGATCGTAAAGTGAGTCATCGCATCACGCTCTTCAGATCCGTCAAAAGCCCGGAAAGTAAACTTTAGCTCCGCCAAATGGTAAACCCAGGGCCGCACACTTAAAGGTCATCCAGAACGCCAGGGATTGCACTTCATCCATTGAAACGTTGGGATGATAGCGAACCCCTCCCTTTCCTGGGCCACGCGTATCGTCATAGCGCACTCGATAGCCTTGAAACACCTGCAGGGAACCGTCATCCATCCGCACCGGGATCGACACATTCAGGCTGGTTTGAGGAAATTTCAAAGACTCGATCGCATCCTCTGAAATGGACGTGTATTTGAGAGCTTGTTCAAGTCGTTGACTGGCATCCAGTAATAAAGAATCGTTTGTCATGGTGCACCGTTGCTGTTCTGTAAACATTAGGGTCAAACGCCTCAGCCCTGCATCGGCAGTTCTGGCAGATGTAAATGCTGAAGCACAAGTTTTAACAGGTCAACTATCCAAAGGGAACAACTGGTATACAGATTTAAATATAAATTTCAGTATCTTTTAATACTGTTTATCTTCTTCTAGCATGGCTGATCCGCATCAACTTTTGCCGGAAATCCTCCCCAAACGACATAAAACGACATAAAAGATTGACTAGCTCAGCGTGACTGAACGATCGTAAAGTGAGTCATCGCATCACGCTCTTCAGATCCGTCAAAAGCCTGGAAAGTAAAGTATGAATGAGTACAATCAAGCCTCTACATCCACAGCCTCAGGAACAACAGAGCTTGTTTGGGGAGGCGTTCCCATTCCAGAAGACTGGGGCGGAGACGGTCGCGGGCGGATGAATTTGTCTGGGCGATGTACGGCGATTTCTTCAGAATATGTGCCTCGCCAGTATCAGTTTTTCGATACTCAGCGCATTTCTGAACAAGCATGGCAAATTCCTGGCGTACCCAGACAGGCTGTAGCAGCAACTCGCCGCTTGCTCTCCTGCCATGACAACGGCGCATCCACAGCCAGGGTTTTGTTGCCAGCTCAATTTGGAATTCCTGCAGGCAGATTTACAGCCGACCTGGAGATTTTTGTGCTTAGGGGTGCAATTCAGATGGGAGAGTGGAAACTTGGCAAGCACTGTTACTCTTTCATTCCAGCAGGAGTTAGGGTTGGCCCCTGGAAAGTTCTAGATGATCAGGCGGCAGAAATTTTGTGGATGGAAAACAATTGTCTGCAGTATCAGGATTTACCAAACCACCCAAAGGCAAAAATGAGTGAGTTTATTCCTGGGCTAGACAGTAAATTGCTCTCTTGGGGAAAAACAGACACAACTCAATTTGTTGTAGCGAGCAAGAAGTGGCTGAGAAAAGCGGTGAATGGTGGTGGGGTATGGCTACTCACCCTCTTGCCCCACTACGACGGAAAGCAGGCCATGATTCAGTCCTATAACGAAGAAGCCTACTGCCTATCAGGATGTTGCGATATTGGAGATTACTCATTTGCCAAGGATCACTTTGGCTATTGTCCCAGCTTTAGCACTCTTCCCAGACACATCTCAGAAGAGGGAGGTTTATTCTTCGTTCGAGTTGATAGAGATTTATCCCAGTCTGGAACTGTTTTGTCCTATGCCGATTAACTCAAAACTTAGCACTCAAACCTGAAAACTCTATCCCATCGCCTTTGCTCATTTCTCAGGGCCTGTGGTCTAATGTCCCTAGTCCTTCCACCATTCAACTGCATGAACAAAGTTGTTGAAGTATTGCCGGACAAAGAAGCCTTAATCCAACGATCGCTGGAATTGGTGCTGGCCAAAATGCAGGCGGCGATCGCTCACCGGGGACTCTGCACGATCGCGTTATCGGGAGGCAGTACTCCCAAACCCTTATACGAAAAAATTGCTCAACAAAATCTGCCCTGGGACAAAATTCATGTTTTTTGGGGAGATGAACGCTACGTTCCTCCCACCCATCCCGACAGCAACGAGAGGATGGCGCGGCAAGCCTGGTTAGATCAGGTTCCGATGCCAGCCAGCAATATTCACCCCATGCCAACCGGGTCAGGCGATCCCGCCCAAGATGCCAATCTGCATGAAGCCGATTTACAAGCATTTTTTCACACCCAACCCGGGGAATTTCCGGCTCTGGACATTATTCTTCTGGGCATGGGAGATGATGGCCATACAGCTTCTCTATTTCCGCATACCGATGCTTTGCAGGTGCGCGATCGCCTGATTACCGTGGGCAACAAAGACGGACAGCCCCGACTGACATTTACGGCTCCTCTGATCAATCAAGCTCGGACGGTTATCTTTGTGGTGGCTGGAGCCAGTAAACGTCCCGCTCTTGCTCAAGTGTTTGCCGATGTTGCCGATGACAGCCAGTATCCCTCACGCTTAATCCAACCGCAGGGAGAGCTTTGGTGGCTGTTGGATCAGGCGGCAGGAGAAGAAATCCAGGGGTAGGGGAATGTCATTGGTGCTTGGTCATTCGCCCGTCGCAAAAGACCAGGGACAAACAACTTCAAACTGGACGCAGTTGAAGGTTAAAGATTCGCCTATGATGGTGCTGAGTGATGGAATGAGTTTATGATTGTCTGCCCTAATTGCAATCATCAAAACCCTGATGGTGCGGTTCAGTGTGAGGCCTGTTATACCCCTCTGCCTGCAACGATGGCCTGTCCCAATTGTGGGGCAACGGTTCAGGCAGATGCCAGCTTTTGTGGTCAATGTGGGTTTGATCTGCGATCGGTGGTCAGTACTTCGGCGGTTGCTACTCCCGCAGAATCTGGAATTCCCCCTGCCGCAGTTGATATTCCAGAACTCGTGCCTCCCGAACCTCTGGTTGCCCCAGAACCTTTAGCCTTTGACCCCAAAGCGACTGTTCCATCCCATCCCATCCCATCCCACCCCGATCTTGAAGAATCTACTCCTCCTGCAGCTAAGCCTGTGATAGCAGCCACTCCTGCACCAGCCTCAACGCCTGCTTCAGGGGCGGCTGGCCTGAAAACCCAACTGCAACAACAAACTGTCCGGTTGTTGCATGTTCAGACCAACACGACGATCGAGTTGCCACAGGGACTGGCAGTTATTCATATCGGTAAGCCCAACGATCGTATTCCACCCGACCTGGATGTGTCAGGATTTCCTAACTCGGAGATTGTTTCGCGCATCCATGCTGATATTCGGATTGAGGGAGATGCTTACTATATTGAGGATGTAGGCAGTTCTAATGGCACCTATATTAATAACCTACCGTTGTCGATCGGCAATCGGCATCGGCTTAGACCGGGCGATCGCATTGCGTTAGGCAAGGGAGATAAAGTCACCTTTCTGTTTCAGCTTTCTTAGAACAGACAAATGTTAGCTTAGGTTAAGACATGATCGGAGAAGCTTGTGTCCTTCTCAACCGTCTTCCAGATCGTCACCGTAGAAATCTAGTTTCCATCTCAGAGTTGGGCTACACGTTGCCAGTGTGATTACTCTAACCCTCTTGCATCCCATGCAGTCAATTCCTGTTCAAAGCTGGACGTTTGAACAGGAGCCTGTCATTCGGATTGGGCGATCGACCAATAACCACGTCATTTTGTATAGCGCCGTAGTTTCCAGACATCATGTGGAAATCCGCAAGGTCGATCACGGCTGGGAAATTGTGAACCTGGGAGCGAATGGTACTTATTTAGAAGGCCGACGCATTACTCAAGTTCCCGTTCAGGATGGGGTAATTATTCGGCTGGCACGCTCTGGCCCCAATATTCAAATTCACCTGGGAACTCCAGAATCTGAAGCCGCGTGTGGGTTATTGGGCGAAAAAACAGTGGGCCAGGTAAAAGCCGCTCGCTCTGGTGTCCCTGGTGTTGTTTCAGATAGGGATGCCGCACTCCATCTCGATCTGGCTCAACCTCCCACGCAGGCCGTAGAGGATGAGCCTGACAAAACCCAGCACCCTACTGACTCCGGATCTCCTGAGGTTGCAGACCCAAAGATCGCGGTGACTGCGGCGAATAACGCCATCAGTCTATCGGATTGTTGCCAGCAATATGTTGGCTCTGACTATCTCTTTTGTTTGATCTGTGGCAAGCCTTTACAGGTCAGTGCAACTGTTGGAGATTATCAAGTTCTTAAAACAGTGGAAGAACGAGATGTTGAACTGATCCAACTAGCATGGCGAGATGGGCAAACCTTCCTTCTGATCACAGTTAGTTCTGATTGGGTTGGGCATTCAGAAGTCACAGCATTATTTGCCCAGGAAGCAGAACATCTGGTATCGATTAACCATCCAGCTTTACCCCATTTTGTCGATCGGTTTGTGCTGAAAGAGCAACCTTATCTGGTGATGCAGCCCGTTTACGGCAAAACCCTGGATCAGTCTGTTTTAGAGCAGGGGCCGCTGGACATTAATGAGGCGATCGCCATTGTGCTCCAAATCTGTGATGCCTTGAATTATCTACATCACCAACCCGTGCCAATCATTCATCAGACCATTCAACCGACCCATGTGATTCGGCGTGCTCATGCTGCATCTACCGCCATTACTCTAGTTGGTCTTACCCCCTATCGCAGTTTAGAGTCCAGCCTGCATTACAATTCCGCCGGATATATGGCTCCTGAGCAAAAGCAAGGCCAGGTATCTCCCGCCACAGACCTGTATGCGATCGCGCCTACCCTGGTTTACTTGCTGACGGGCAAGGAGCCAGCGAACTTCTACGCCCAGCGAGAGCAGGGTTATCGTTTCTACCCAGAATATATTCCTGGCCTGCCCTCAACTCTTGTTCCTATTCTTCGCAAACTGACCAATCCCCAACCCGAAGAGCGCTTTAGTAGTGCTCAGGAACTGGCAGAAGCACTCCGCAATGTGGCTCATTAGAATGGCACGAGGCAGAAGATAAATATTTTTTGGGCAGTCTGAATAAGGGGTATTAATTCCTGCCGTGCAATTTGAGATTTTCAAAACGCGCGGAATTTTAAACCAAGTCCAGCTAGAGAACGGTCGCCTTTCTGTAAGAGAAACTACGGTTCTGGACTTGGACAAGGTTTATATCCCTACTGACCAAATACGATTCAGGGCTGGTATGCGCGTGTTCACTCAATCTTGCCAGTTGTCTCCAGATCCAGTTTTAACTGAAGGGAGTAATGAAGCCCTCCATCTGGAGTCTGTGCTTCAGGATTTGCCCTTCTACTCCTTTGCGATTGAACTGGATAAGCTGGGATCCCAACTCGCTCAGGTGTTTGAGCAATGGCCTCTGTTACCTGGTGCCCTGCTGATCGATCGCGGAACGGTCGTCGGTTTACTCTCCCGGCACCGCTTTCTGGAATATCTGATTCGTCCCCAGGGATTCGACCTGTTTCTGACCCAACCCCTGCGAATACTACACAGCTACGCCCGCTGCCAGTGGTTACTATTACCCGGTGAAACGCCGATTTTAGCCGCCGCTCAACAAGCCCTGCGCCGATCGCCCGATTTGCTGGGGGAGCCGATTGTCGTCCAGGTCAATCAGTCCTACTGCTTACTGGATGTGCACGAACTCAACATTGCCCACTGGCAAATTCGCGGTATTGAAACTCAGGTGCGGTATGAACGCACCCAGGCCCAAATGATTCAGAGCGACAAAATGGCGAATCTGGGCCGATTGGTGGATGGAGTCGCCCATGAAATTCTGGATCCAGTCAGTTTCATCTGGGGTAACTTGAGCCACATTGCCACCTATAGTCAAGGATTACTGGAGCTATTAGCCGCCTACGATCGCGCCGTCCCGGATCTGCCCACTGAGTTAGCTGAACTGCGAGCCGAATTAGAACTGGATTATCTCCAGCAAGATCTGCCCCGAGCGATCGCAAGCGTCCAGACGGGGGCAGAACGCCTTTCCAAACTGGCGACCAGTCTGCAAAATTTTTGCCACATTGATGAGGTATATCCCAAGCCGACCGATCTGCATGAGTTGATCGATAGTATCTTGCTGCTCCTTAAAAGCCGATTAAAGAGCGAAATCCAGATTATTAAACACTACGGTCATTTGCCTCCTGTCCCCTGCTACCCTGGCCAACTGAATCAGGTATTCATGAACATTCTTAGCCGTTCGTTAGATACGTTGCTCAATCAGGCAGTCAGCCAACAACTGGATCTGGAACTGAAGGTGAATCGTAATCAGGCAGGAAAGTCTGCACCAGCCTGCAAACCTGCGATCGCCATTACCAGCCGCGTTTGTTCTCTGGAGTCCGGTTCGGATCAGGATCGCCGCTGGGTAGCCATTTGCATTGCCGACAATGGCCCTGGTCTATCCACCGAAACTCAGCAGCAACTGGAGGAATCATTCTCAGTCAAACGACGTGCCGAAAAGGAAACCAGTCTGGCAGTCAGTTATCAGATCGTAACGGCCAAGCATGGGGGACAGTTTCGCGTGCGATCGCGGGGACTGACCTTAGGGCAACCGTCTCCAATCAGTCACTCGCTTCCTGCCATACCCGAACTGGATGGTCAGACTGGAACCGTATTTGAAATCTGGCTACCACTGACGTGACCTCTTGCGTAGAGACATTCCGCCAGAACGGCTCTACTTGGGCAGGGTTTATTTCCCGTAGAATACCAAAGGTCAGATTCTAAACAATTACTTTGGTAGCAAACTATGGCAGGCTCTATCCCGGTGTTGGTGAACGGTGCAGCAGGCAAAATGGGGCGGGAGGTGATCAAGGCCGTCGCTCAAGCTGAAGATATGACTCTGATGGGAGCCGTAGACCGTAACCCAGAGTACCTTGGCCAGGATGCAGGGGAGTTGGCTGGGTGTGGCCCCTTAGAAGTTCCGATTACGAACGATTTTCAACCCATGCTGGCATTCGTGTCCCAGGAAAAGGAAGCAGGGGTGATGGTGGACTTTACCCATCCAGATTCGGTCTATGACAATATCCGCTCTGCGATCGCCTATGGGGTGCGGCCCGTGGTCGGGACTACTGGACTCAGCCCAGAGCAGATTCAGGATTTAGCAGCCTTTGCCGATAAAGCCAGCACTGGGTGTCTGCTGATTCCCAATTTTTCGATCGGCATGGTACTCCTCCAGCAGGCTGCCATCCAGGCATCTCAATATTTCGACCATGTGGAAATCATCGAACTCCACCACAACCAGAAAGCAGATGCTCCCAGTGGCACTGCGATTCAAACAGCACAAATGCTGGCTGAGATGGGAAAAACGTTCAATCCCAAAGTTGTCGAAGAGACAGAAAAAATTCCTGGTGCCAGGGGAAGTACGGTTGCAGAAGGCATTCGGATTCATAGCGTTCGCCTCCCTGGCTTAATTGCCCATCAGGAGGTGATATTTGGTGCCGCAGGGCAGATCTACACCTTGCGCCATGACACCAGCGATCGGGCTTGCTATATGCCCGGTGTCCTTCTGGCTATCCGCAAAGTCCGCCAGTTGAAAACACTGGTCTACGGGTTGGAGAAAATCTTGTAGAGACGTTCCGCTGGAGTGTTTCTACTATTCACCA from Leptodesmis sichuanensis A121 includes:
- the pgl gene encoding 6-phosphogluconolactonase — protein: MNKVVEVLPDKEALIQRSLELVLAKMQAAIAHRGLCTIALSGGSTPKPLYEKIAQQNLPWDKIHVFWGDERYVPPTHPDSNERMARQAWLDQVPMPASNIHPMPTGSGDPAQDANLHEADLQAFFHTQPGEFPALDIILLGMGDDGHTASLFPHTDALQVRDRLITVGNKDGQPRLTFTAPLINQARTVIFVVAGASKRPALAQVFADVADDSQYPSRLIQPQGELWWLLDQAAGEEIQG
- a CDS encoding sensor histidine kinase, with the translated sequence MRVFTQSCQLSPDPVLTEGSNEALHLESVLQDLPFYSFAIELDKLGSQLAQVFEQWPLLPGALLIDRGTVVGLLSRHRFLEYLIRPQGFDLFLTQPLRILHSYARCQWLLLPGETPILAAAQQALRRSPDLLGEPIVVQVNQSYCLLDVHELNIAHWQIRGIETQVRYERTQAQMIQSDKMANLGRLVDGVAHEILDPVSFIWGNLSHIATYSQGLLELLAAYDRAVPDLPTELAELRAELELDYLQQDLPRAIASVQTGAERLSKLATSLQNFCHIDEVYPKPTDLHELIDSILLLLKSRLKSEIQIIKHYGHLPPVPCYPGQLNQVFMNILSRSLDTLLNQAVSQQLDLELKVNRNQAGKSAPACKPAIAITSRVCSLESGSDQDRRWVAICIADNGPGLSTETQQQLEESFSVKRRAEKETSLAVSYQIVTAKHGGQFRVRSRGLTLGQPSPISHSLPAIPELDGQTGTVFEIWLPLT
- a CDS encoding FHA domain-containing protein, with the translated sequence MIVCPNCNHQNPDGAVQCEACYTPLPATMACPNCGATVQADASFCGQCGFDLRSVVSTSAVATPAESGIPPAAVDIPELVPPEPLVAPEPLAFDPKATVPSHPIPSHPDLEESTPPAAKPVIAATPAPASTPASGAAGLKTQLQQQTVRLLHVQTNTTIELPQGLAVIHIGKPNDRIPPDLDVSGFPNSEIVSRIHADIRIEGDAYYIEDVGSSNGTYINNLPLSIGNRHRLRPGDRIALGKGDKVTFLFQLS
- a CDS encoding Glu/Leu/Phe/Val family dehydrogenase, translated to MTNDSLLLDASQRLEQALKYTSISEDAIESLKFPQTSLNVSIPVRMDDGSLQVFQGYRVRYDDTRGPGKGGVRYHPNVSMDEVQSLAFWMTFKCAALGLPFGGAKGGITVNPKALSRLELERLSRGYIDAIADFIGPDVDILAPDVYTNSMIMGWMMDEYNIIRRHICPAVVTGKPISMGGSLGREAATAMGAYFVIAAMLPKFDQVPQATTVAIQGFGNAGGILAELMFAAGYQVVAVSDSKGGIYAKQGLDIPSVRRRKEATRGIQEPYCDGSVCETKDYDLLTNEELLKLDVDVLIPAALENQITEVNAPDIKAKFIFEVANGPTTSAADKILESKGIYVFPDILVNAGGVTVSYFEWVQNRSGLYWVLEEVNQRLKSRIVEEAEHIWAIARDLTVPLRTAAYIHAISRLGEAISAKGTRDYYVNGHGKH
- the dapB gene encoding 4-hydroxy-tetrahydrodipicolinate reductase, translating into MAGSIPVLVNGAAGKMGREVIKAVAQAEDMTLMGAVDRNPEYLGQDAGELAGCGPLEVPITNDFQPMLAFVSQEKEAGVMVDFTHPDSVYDNIRSAIAYGVRPVVGTTGLSPEQIQDLAAFADKASTGCLLIPNFSIGMVLLQQAAIQASQYFDHVEIIELHHNQKADAPSGTAIQTAQMLAEMGKTFNPKVVEETEKIPGARGSTVAEGIRIHSVRLPGLIAHQEVIFGAAGQIYTLRHDTSDRACYMPGVLLAIRKVRQLKTLVYGLEKIL
- a CDS encoding protein kinase domain-containing protein → MQSIPVQSWTFEQEPVIRIGRSTNNHVILYSAVVSRHHVEIRKVDHGWEIVNLGANGTYLEGRRITQVPVQDGVIIRLARSGPNIQIHLGTPESEAACGLLGEKTVGQVKAARSGVPGVVSDRDAALHLDLAQPPTQAVEDEPDKTQHPTDSGSPEVADPKIAVTAANNAISLSDCCQQYVGSDYLFCLICGKPLQVSATVGDYQVLKTVEERDVELIQLAWRDGQTFLLITVSSDWVGHSEVTALFAQEAEHLVSINHPALPHFVDRFVLKEQPYLVMQPVYGKTLDQSVLEQGPLDINEAIAIVLQICDALNYLHHQPVPIIHQTIQPTHVIRRAHAASTAITLVGLTPYRSLESSLHYNSAGYMAPEQKQGQVSPATDLYAIAPTLVYLLTGKEPANFYAQREQGYRFYPEYIPGLPSTLVPILRKLTNPQPEERFSSAQELAEALRNVAH
- a CDS encoding DUF4437 domain-containing protein encodes the protein MNEYNQASTSTASGTTELVWGGVPIPEDWGGDGRGRMNLSGRCTAISSEYVPRQYQFFDTQRISEQAWQIPGVPRQAVAATRRLLSCHDNGASTARVLLPAQFGIPAGRFTADLEIFVLRGAIQMGEWKLGKHCYSFIPAGVRVGPWKVLDDQAAEILWMENNCLQYQDLPNHPKAKMSEFIPGLDSKLLSWGKTDTTQFVVASKKWLRKAVNGGGVWLLTLLPHYDGKQAMIQSYNEEAYCLSGCCDIGDYSFAKDHFGYCPSFSTLPRHISEEGGLFFVRVDRDLSQSGTVLSYAD